From the Halalkalicoccus sp. CGA53 genome, one window contains:
- a CDS encoding glycosyltransferase → MRVAFVTVESPRELRSEGARRLDRFARALAARDHDVTVCCSRFWGSGGEDPPPAHESDGVTYRSVAGEPSSERVLASLPSLIRRVDPEVIHAGIAPGWHPLAIALAASLSRTPVVLDWSGQPGEGRLSPRTFPSAPILVPSSYVHTRARERGSAVDRLRILPGFVERDRIDEVDSVGAFDVVTTAYLDGNADVESLLLALRERDDACSAAVLGDGPHRERLERQVRDLGLSDRVSFLGDVPTTERIARYRGARVFVEAEETSSFAHELLCALVCGCAGIAEYRADSAAHELVERRERGFPITDPSELVGALDEALALPYATSSEGFEAFDADRVLGRLLVTYRETIEGS, encoded by the coding sequence ATGCGCGTCGCGTTCGTCACGGTCGAGAGCCCCCGAGAGCTTCGATCGGAGGGGGCGCGTCGTCTCGACCGCTTCGCACGCGCGCTCGCCGCACGCGACCACGACGTGACCGTCTGCTGCTCGCGGTTCTGGGGATCGGGAGGGGAGGACCCACCTCCGGCGCACGAGAGCGACGGCGTTACCTACCGCTCCGTCGCGGGGGAGCCGTCTTCGGAGCGGGTGCTCGCTTCGCTTCCGTCCCTCATCCGGCGCGTCGATCCGGAGGTGATCCACGCCGGGATCGCGCCCGGCTGGCACCCGCTCGCGATAGCGCTCGCCGCCTCGCTCTCGCGCACGCCGGTCGTCCTCGACTGGTCCGGGCAGCCAGGCGAGGGGCGTCTCTCCCCCAGAACCTTCCCGTCGGCGCCGATCCTCGTCCCGTCGAGCTACGTTCACACCCGCGCGCGCGAACGGGGGAGCGCCGTCGACCGACTGCGGATCCTCCCCGGATTCGTCGAACGCGATCGGATCGACGAGGTCGATTCAGTCGGTGCGTTCGACGTCGTAACGACTGCCTATCTCGACGGGAACGCCGACGTCGAGTCGCTGTTGCTCGCGCTCCGCGAACGGGACGACGCGTGCTCCGCGGCTGTGCTCGGCGACGGCCCCCATCGAGAGCGTCTCGAACGCCAGGTGAGGGACCTCGGACTCTCCGACCGCGTCTCGTTTCTCGGCGACGTTCCGACCACCGAACGGATCGCACGCTACCGCGGAGCGCGGGTGTTCGTCGAGGCCGAGGAAACCTCCTCGTTCGCCCACGAACTCCTGTGTGCGCTCGTCTGCGGCTGTGCAGGGATCGCCGAGTACCGGGCAGACTCCGCCGCCCACGAACTCGTCGAGCGCCGCGAGCGAGGCTTCCCGATCACCGATCCGTCCGAACTGGTGGGGGCACTCGACGAGGCGCTCGCGCTGCCGTACGCTACCAGCTCGGAGGGGTTCGAGGCGTTCGACGCCGATCGGGTCCTCGGCCGGCTTCTGGTCACGTATCGGGAAACGATCGAAGGTTCCTAG
- a CDS encoding sulfurtransferase yields the protein MTDYDDDVLVDADWVEDHLEEFQSEDPEYRLLEVNNPTVTADSEYTPYEAGHVPGAVFLDWEEDLTDRTTRDILSKEAFEEVVGEAGITEDSTVVFYGGGRIPNWFAVFAYWQFKYYGHADARVLDGGKEYWVANDYPLTEEVPEFDAQEYHARGPFESIRAYRDDVETAIDSGLPLVDVRSPEEFTGELLAPEGLQETAQRAGHIPGAQNVPVPTILNDDGTFKGPDELRELYAEKGVDGEESTIAYCRVGERSSIEWFALHELLGFPDVRNYDGSWTEWGSMIRTPIETGEGS from the coding sequence ATGACCGACTACGACGACGACGTGCTCGTGGACGCGGACTGGGTCGAAGACCACCTGGAGGAGTTCCAGTCGGAGGACCCCGAATACAGGTTACTGGAGGTGAACAACCCGACGGTGACCGCCGACTCGGAGTACACCCCCTACGAGGCGGGACACGTCCCCGGCGCGGTGTTTCTCGACTGGGAGGAGGACCTCACCGACCGGACGACCCGCGACATCCTCTCGAAGGAGGCGTTCGAGGAGGTCGTCGGCGAGGCGGGGATCACCGAGGATTCGACCGTCGTCTTCTACGGCGGCGGGCGCATCCCGAACTGGTTCGCGGTGTTCGCTTACTGGCAGTTCAAGTACTACGGGCACGCCGACGCCCGCGTGCTCGACGGCGGAAAGGAGTACTGGGTCGCAAACGACTACCCGCTGACCGAGGAGGTCCCGGAGTTCGACGCACAGGAGTACCACGCGAGGGGACCGTTCGAGTCGATCCGCGCCTACAGGGACGACGTCGAGACGGCGATCGACAGCGGTCTTCCACTGGTCGACGTCCGCTCGCCCGAGGAGTTCACCGGCGAACTGCTCGCGCCGGAAGGACTACAGGAGACCGCCCAGCGCGCGGGTCACATCCCCGGTGCGCAGAACGTGCCCGTCCCGACGATCCTGAACGACGACGGCACGTTCAAAGGTCCGGACGAACTGCGCGAGCTCTACGCCGAGAAGGGGGTCGACGGCGAGGAGTCGACGATCGCCTACTGCCGCGTCGGCGAGCGCTCGTCGATCGAGTGGTTCGCGCTGCACGAACTGCTCGGCTTCCCGGACGTGCGCAACTACGACGGCTCGTGGACCGAGTGGGGGAGCATGATCCGCACGCCGATCGAGACGGGTGAGGGGAGCTAG
- a CDS encoding aldo/keto reductase translates to MRTNPSVPALGLGTYRNTEYERCKGSVLTALDVGYRHIDTAEAYRNEEAVGDALATSDVPREEVFLATKVLHPKFADGYDAASIVDAAHSCLERLGVEYVDLFYGVHWPGDGYDAEETFAACTSLYEEGTVRQLGVCNMTPVLLEEARSVSDVPISALQVELHPLLPQAELRSYCDTHDISVVAYAPLGNGRMFEVPELLEIAEERDVGVAQVSLAWLRRKGVAAIPKATGTDHIRENWGSLEVELTDDELRKIDDILHEERQYDPEYAPKW, encoded by the coding sequence ATGAGGACCAACCCATCCGTGCCAGCTCTCGGCCTCGGGACGTACCGGAACACCGAGTACGAACGATGCAAGGGGAGCGTTCTCACGGCGCTCGATGTCGGCTACCGGCACATCGACACCGCGGAAGCGTATCGCAACGAGGAAGCAGTCGGGGACGCACTCGCGACGTCTGACGTTCCTCGAGAGGAGGTCTTCCTCGCGACGAAGGTCCTCCACCCGAAGTTCGCCGATGGCTATGACGCCGCGAGTATAGTCGACGCTGCCCACTCGTGTCTGGAACGGTTAGGTGTCGAGTACGTCGATCTCTTCTACGGCGTTCACTGGCCGGGCGACGGCTACGACGCCGAGGAGACGTTCGCGGCGTGTACCAGCCTCTACGAGGAGGGAACGGTCCGACAGCTCGGCGTCTGCAACATGACCCCGGTCCTGCTGGAGGAAGCGAGATCCGTTTCCGACGTGCCGATATCCGCACTCCAAGTAGAACTCCACCCCCTCTTGCCACAGGCGGAGCTCCGGAGCTACTGTGACACCCACGATATCTCGGTGGTCGCGTACGCTCCCCTCGGAAACGGTCGTATGTTCGAGGTCCCGGAGCTCCTGGAGATAGCGGAAGAGCGCGACGTGGGCGTGGCACAGGTGAGCCTCGCGTGGCTCCGACGGAAGGGGGTCGCCGCGATACCGAAAGCGACCGGAACGGATCACATCCGGGAGAACTGGGGGTCGTTGGAGGTGGAACTCACCGACGACGAGCTACGGAAAATCGACGACATCCTCCACGAGGAGCGGCAGTACGACCCGGAGTACGCACCGAAGTGGTAG
- a CDS encoding ABC transporter ATP-binding protein: MEPEIQVESLTKEFSVPSGVEVAVDGISIDIEKGEFLTLVGPSGCGKTTTLRCIAGLETPTSGTIRTNGTDLTDVPANKRNLAMMFQNIALYPHMTIIDNISYPLKVRNVPKEERYEEAREAAEIMQIPELLDKYPGELSGGQRQRAALARTLVQDPIAFLMDEPLSDLDAKLKVEIRKEIQRVHRRLGKSTVYVTHDQEEAMTMSDRIAVMNDGGIEQIGTRNDLYNYPDNMFVASFIGNPSINFLRGTVKTLNENSGIVEVHGREFRFDVDVFRDDPSSPDVYVGFRPISVSLSRGEDDGHFEGELILLEPVDERALATVEGPEGELRAHVPSDQPLEEDEVVQIHVEESGLYLYDTETEELLAKAK, translated from the coding sequence ATGGAACCAGAAATCCAGGTCGAATCTCTCACGAAGGAGTTCAGTGTCCCCAGCGGTGTCGAGGTCGCGGTCGACGGCATCTCGATAGATATCGAGAAGGGGGAGTTCCTCACGCTCGTCGGCCCGTCCGGGTGCGGAAAGACGACGACGCTGCGGTGTATCGCCGGGCTAGAGACGCCGACGAGCGGGACCATCCGAACGAACGGCACGGATCTGACGGACGTCCCCGCGAACAAGCGAAACCTCGCGATGATGTTCCAGAACATCGCGCTCTACCCGCACATGACCATCATCGACAACATCTCGTATCCGCTCAAGGTGCGAAACGTCCCCAAGGAGGAGCGATACGAGGAGGCGCGAGAGGCCGCCGAGATAATGCAGATTCCGGAGCTACTGGACAAGTACCCGGGAGAGCTGAGCGGTGGACAGCGACAGCGAGCAGCGCTCGCCCGGACGCTGGTACAGGATCCGATCGCGTTCTTGATGGACGAGCCGCTCAGTGACCTCGACGCCAAGCTCAAAGTGGAGATCCGAAAGGAGATCCAGCGCGTCCACAGACGCCTCGGGAAGTCGACGGTCTACGTCACGCACGACCAAGAGGAAGCGATGACGATGAGCGACCGTATCGCCGTGATGAACGACGGCGGCATCGAGCAGATCGGGACCCGAAACGACCTCTACAACTATCCGGACAACATGTTCGTCGCGAGCTTCATCGGGAATCCGAGTATCAACTTCCTGCGTGGGACGGTGAAGACGCTGAACGAGAACAGCGGTATCGTCGAGGTCCACGGACGAGAGTTCCGATTCGACGTCGACGTCTTCCGGGACGATCCGTCGAGCCCAGACGTGTACGTCGGGTTTCGCCCGATTAGCGTCTCGCTGTCCCGGGGAGAGGACGACGGTCACTTCGAGGGCGAACTCATCCTCTTAGAGCCCGTCGACGAGCGTGCGTTGGCGACCGTAGAGGGTCCCGAGGGTGAGCTCAGGGCACACGTCCCGTCCGATCAACCGCTGGAAGAGGACGAGGTGGTACAGATCCACGTCGAAGAGAGCGGGCTCTACCTCTACGACACGGAGACCGAGGAGCTCCTGGCGAAAGCGAAGTAA
- a CDS encoding carbohydrate ABC transporter permease yields the protein MSERDDQNPIYETRWDRLPLWGSLTYAQQGWIKNTTANAFVALWVVVILLPIIWMFNSTIRVQRTLQTAYPTIISLNPADYGLGNLHFVLFYSSFPRYMLNSLIVTAGVVVLTTVAATLGGYGLARIQMRFKKTFARGVLFGYMFPAILLAIPMFIFWRELGILNTYIGLILAHTALSLPFSLWLMWKFFQTVPYSLEESAQMAGASRFRSMVDIALPIAKPGIIAVGIFAFAISWNQYTIPKVIMTEQSMRVLTIGLEDFLVQDDTLYGPLMTASFITVIPAFVFVFALQKYLMRGFRVGG from the coding sequence ATGAGTGAGAGAGACGATCAGAACCCGATCTACGAGACACGATGGGACAGACTCCCCCTGTGGGGTAGCCTCACGTACGCCCAGCAGGGATGGATCAAGAACACGACCGCGAACGCGTTCGTCGCGCTCTGGGTCGTCGTCATCCTCCTCCCGATCATCTGGATGTTCAACTCGACGATCCGGGTTCAGCGCACGCTACAGACCGCGTACCCGACGATTATCTCGCTCAACCCTGCGGATTACGGACTCGGGAACCTCCACTTCGTCCTCTTCTACTCGTCGTTCCCGCGGTACATGTTGAACAGCCTGATAGTCACGGCGGGTGTCGTCGTCCTGACCACGGTCGCCGCGACGCTGGGGGGCTATGGACTGGCCCGGATCCAGATGCGGTTCAAGAAGACGTTCGCCAGGGGCGTGCTGTTCGGCTACATGTTCCCCGCCATCCTCCTCGCGATACCGATGTTCATCTTCTGGCGGGAACTCGGCATCCTCAACACGTACATCGGGCTAATACTGGCTCACACTGCGCTCTCGTTGCCGTTCTCCCTCTGGTTGATGTGGAAGTTCTTCCAGACCGTCCCGTACTCGCTGGAGGAGTCCGCACAGATGGCGGGAGCGAGCAGGTTCCGGTCGATGGTCGACATCGCGCTCCCGATCGCGAAGCCCGGGATCATCGCCGTCGGAATCTTCGCCTTCGCTATCTCCTGGAACCAGTATACGATTCCGAAAGTGATCATGACCGAACAGAGCATGCGTGTCCTCACCATCGGCCTTGAGGACTTCCTCGTCCAGGACGACACGCTGTACGGCCCGCTGATGACGGCGAGTTTCATCACGGTGATCCCGGCGTTCGTCTTCGTCTTCGCGCTGCAGAAGTACCTCATGCGAGGGTTCAGGGTGGGTGGATGA
- a CDS encoding carbohydrate ABC transporter permease yields MSYVPIPKKYRSDLRETRDDIYDVLSRRRILAILTVFPALLLFSLINVFPILWSIYAGFFSINIFSPEWNWIGLGNYRNLLVDDTFHVSLLRSTTFAVGTVTFQLTVGILIAVLISRTFRFNKFATAVVMLPYLIPTAIVAFMFHWIMNSTYGVFNWILIYLGVIESSIAWFGEPTFAMLAVIGVNSWKYTAFVAIMCLARLQSIPNSHYEAATVSGAGAWRKFWDITLPNLKGVIFIVLLLRGVWMFLHFDSVWILTRGGPGDSTMLSPVYAYERAFLGHQLGEAAAIATVLFGILFVSAIIYFLVLEPEQEVRVE; encoded by the coding sequence ATGAGTTACGTACCAATACCGAAGAAGTATCGATCCGATCTGAGAGAGACCAGAGACGACATCTACGACGTCCTCTCGCGTCGTCGTATCCTGGCGATTCTCACGGTCTTCCCGGCGCTGCTCCTCTTCAGTTTGATAAACGTCTTCCCGATCCTCTGGTCGATCTACGCGGGGTTTTTCAGTATCAACATCTTCAGCCCCGAGTGGAACTGGATCGGGCTCGGAAACTACCGAAACCTCCTGGTGGACGATACGTTTCACGTCTCGTTGCTCCGTTCGACCACGTTCGCGGTCGGCACCGTCACCTTCCAGCTGACGGTGGGGATACTGATCGCGGTGCTGATCTCGCGGACGTTTCGGTTCAACAAGTTCGCGACGGCCGTCGTTATGCTGCCCTACCTCATCCCGACGGCGATCGTCGCGTTCATGTTCCACTGGATCATGAACTCGACGTACGGGGTGTTCAACTGGATCCTGATCTACCTCGGCGTGATCGAGAGTAGCATCGCGTGGTTCGGCGAACCCACGTTCGCGATGCTCGCGGTGATCGGGGTCAACAGCTGGAAGTACACCGCGTTCGTCGCGATCATGTGTCTCGCTCGGCTGCAGAGCATCCCGAACAGCCACTACGAGGCTGCGACGGTCAGCGGGGCCGGCGCCTGGAGGAAGTTCTGGGACATCACGCTTCCGAACCTCAAGGGCGTCATCTTCATCGTGTTGCTCCTGCGCGGGGTCTGGATGTTCCTCCACTTCGACAGCGTGTGGATCCTGACCCGCGGCGGTCCCGGCGACTCGACGATGCTGTCGCCGGTCTACGCGTACGAACGTGCTTTCCTCGGCCACCAGCTGGGTGAGGCAGCGGCGATAGCGACGGTGTTGTTCGGCATCCTCTTCGTGAGTGCAATCATCTACTTCCTGGTTCTCGAACCGGAACAGGAGGTGCGAGTCGAATGA
- a CDS encoding ABC transporter substrate-binding protein: protein MAGCFGEDDDLVDNGDDANGDDGDDGTQEEVVGDDEDVDTDDIDPDEWPDLEGQEVHILTQESSEPYQEYWQWLAARFNQATGAYVRMEYTGFGVGLQERIAQLIQGGDPPELSHLGHPGVATYGHLGLLADHTEAVEYWEDRWGEIPEGSRYLQDGVDQFLPILTNVHTLWYRDDVFDEVPDTWEKHLAMAEENDEGEGGIRGTALMMSPEENTPQIGIYSAGWSNGVQFFDREGGDGEVIPVFHDDYLDETVETLEYYRELYQYSDDLLDLSGGDYIQLVGNERAYANAWVGSRPKFYGEDQEFGGDIRPCPFPTREEGNLTPWGHNQGYTAFEESDTEAAMEFLKFWAEPENLIGGPHAGFYFADPIHNAPVIEEIRDHELYQEQLDQLPDYWNVPEDLNFDWIEYGTELPAETEPPNEHVGLIYDSLEMTELLRDVCVREEDPEEACQNRAENIRQIIESA from the coding sequence ATGGCAGGTTGTTTCGGAGAGGACGACGACCTCGTGGATAACGGCGACGACGCCAACGGCGACGACGGCGACGACGGTACGCAGGAGGAGGTGGTCGGGGACGACGAGGACGTCGACACCGACGACATCGATCCCGACGAGTGGCCCGACCTCGAAGGACAGGAGGTCCACATCCTCACACAGGAGTCGAGCGAACCGTATCAGGAGTACTGGCAGTGGCTCGCCGCACGGTTCAACCAGGCGACGGGCGCGTACGTCCGGATGGAGTACACCGGGTTCGGCGTGGGACTCCAGGAGCGGATCGCACAGTTGATCCAGGGCGGTGACCCGCCCGAGCTATCACACCTCGGACACCCTGGAGTCGCCACCTACGGTCACCTCGGTCTGCTGGCCGATCACACCGAAGCAGTCGAGTACTGGGAGGACAGGTGGGGGGAGATCCCGGAGGGTTCGCGGTACCTCCAGGACGGCGTTGACCAGTTCCTCCCGATCCTCACCAACGTCCACACGCTCTGGTACCGGGACGATGTCTTCGACGAGGTGCCCGACACGTGGGAGAAACACCTGGCGATGGCCGAGGAGAACGACGAGGGAGAGGGCGGCATCAGAGGCACCGCCCTGATGATGTCCCCCGAGGAGAACACGCCACAGATCGGGATCTACAGCGCCGGCTGGTCGAACGGCGTCCAGTTCTTCGATCGGGAGGGCGGAGACGGCGAGGTGATCCCCGTCTTCCACGACGACTACCTCGACGAGACGGTCGAGACGCTCGAGTACTACAGGGAGCTCTACCAGTACTCCGACGACCTCCTCGACCTGAGTGGCGGGGACTACATCCAGCTGGTCGGGAACGAGCGGGCCTACGCGAACGCGTGGGTCGGTTCCCGGCCGAAGTTCTACGGTGAGGACCAAGAGTTCGGCGGTGACATCCGCCCGTGCCCGTTCCCAACACGTGAGGAGGGGAACCTCACACCCTGGGGTCACAACCAGGGATACACGGCGTTCGAAGAGTCGGATACCGAGGCAGCGATGGAGTTCCTCAAGTTCTGGGCCGAGCCAGAGAACCTCATCGGCGGCCCGCATGCCGGGTTCTACTTCGCCGATCCGATCCACAACGCACCGGTCATCGAGGAGATCAGAGACCACGAACTCTACCAGGAACAGTTGGACCAACTGCCCGACTACTGGAACGTTCCGGAGGACCTGAACTTCGACTGGATCGAGTACGGCACGGAGCTTCCGGCGGAGACCGAACCTCCGAACGAACACGTCGGACTGATCTACGACAGTCTGGAGATGACCGAACTGCTCCGCGACGTCTGCGTCAGGGAGGAGGATCCCGAGGAAGCCTGCCAGAACAGAGCGGAGAACATCCGTCAGATCATAGAGTCGGCCTGA
- a CDS encoding IclR family transcriptional regulator produces the protein MASDTISRVKTTETSFEIVNALLRSDGARIDELAERLDLTSSTIHRHLSTLREYGYVARDGDVYRVGFQFLTIGGQLRRQLPAYSSIKRKVDHLAEQTDERAQFIVEENGERVYVYTSTGENSVYTGAATGGRAPIHSSAAGKAILATLPPYRRRRLVDSLPLERTGPNTITDRDRLREELREIRARGYAFNLEESTAGVNAMGAAIHRPDGTVIGALSVSGPATRLKDEPFEEQLPDLVLAATNEIELQIKYSVA, from the coding sequence ATGGCAAGCGATACCATATCTCGGGTGAAAACGACCGAGACGTCGTTCGAGATCGTGAACGCACTGCTACGCAGCGACGGTGCGCGTATCGACGAACTCGCCGAGCGACTCGACCTCACGTCGAGCACGATCCACCGCCACCTCAGCACGTTACGCGAGTACGGCTACGTCGCGAGGGATGGAGACGTGTACCGAGTGGGATTCCAGTTCCTGACGATCGGGGGACAGCTCAGGCGGCAGCTGCCGGCGTACTCCAGCATCAAGCGGAAGGTGGACCACCTCGCTGAGCAGACCGACGAGCGGGCACAGTTCATCGTCGAGGAGAACGGCGAACGGGTGTACGTATACACCTCGACCGGGGAGAATTCGGTCTACACCGGTGCCGCTACGGGGGGTCGCGCCCCGATTCACTCGAGTGCGGCGGGAAAGGCGATACTCGCTACCCTTCCGCCGTACCGACGGAGGCGGCTCGTCGACTCGTTGCCGCTCGAGAGGACCGGTCCGAACACGATCACGGACCGCGACCGACTCCGGGAGGAGTTGCGGGAGATCCGCGCTCGCGGGTACGCGTTCAATCTCGAGGAGTCGACGGCCGGCGTCAACGCGATGGGTGCGGCGATACATCGACCGGACGGGACGGTGATCGGCGCGTTGAGCGTCTCCGGCCCCGCGACCCGATTGAAGGACGAACCGTTCGAAGAGCAGCTACCGGATCTCGTTCTCGCCGCGACGAACGAGATCGAACTTCAGATCAAGTACTCGGTGGCCTGA
- a CDS encoding EamA family transporter, protein MVSLVGVVLAVVAAICLAGQALTIRLATRRGRSNDVLLVVMLVNVVVFVPLAVVQPSNPNVTPVAVVAFVAAGIVGTILGRALFYAGIKSIGASRAEPIKASMPLHATVLAVLFLGEVVTGLQLAGVALIVVGIALVSWEGSNADRIAGDGVPWTGLALPLAAAFFFGLEPIFATVGLAEGTPVIVGLTIKTVSALAVFVLYLGWRGSLPTRSGLPTGDVRWYVAAGLASTGFLLAYYAALEVSRVSVVVPIMQTSPLIVVLVSAALLHGVERVTPKLVAAAGIIVVGGILVTLFG, encoded by the coding sequence ATGGTCTCTCTCGTCGGCGTCGTCCTGGCGGTCGTCGCAGCGATCTGTCTGGCCGGCCAGGCCCTCACGATCCGCCTCGCGACCCGGCGGGGGCGGTCGAACGACGTCCTCCTCGTCGTGATGCTCGTGAACGTCGTCGTGTTCGTCCCGCTAGCCGTGGTTCAGCCCTCGAACCCGAACGTGACACCGGTGGCGGTGGTCGCCTTCGTCGCGGCGGGGATCGTCGGAACGATACTGGGCCGCGCGCTCTTCTACGCCGGGATCAAGAGCATCGGGGCGAGCCGAGCGGAGCCGATCAAGGCGTCGATGCCGCTGCACGCGACCGTCCTCGCGGTGCTCTTCCTCGGCGAGGTCGTCACCGGGCTCCAGCTCGCGGGGGTCGCCCTGATCGTGGTCGGTATCGCCCTCGTCTCGTGGGAGGGCTCGAACGCCGACCGGATCGCCGGCGACGGCGTCCCGTGGACGGGACTCGCCCTGCCGCTGGCGGCGGCGTTCTTCTTCGGGCTCGAACCGATCTTCGCGACCGTCGGGCTGGCGGAGGGTACGCCCGTCATCGTCGGCCTCACGATCAAGACCGTCTCCGCGCTCGCGGTGTTTGTCCTCTACCTGGGGTGGCGCGGGTCGCTCCCCACCCGATCGGGGCTCCCGACCGGTGACGTCCGCTGGTACGTCGCGGCCGGACTGGCGAGCACGGGGTTCCTGCTGGCCTACTACGCGGCCCTCGAGGTCTCGCGGGTCAGCGTCGTCGTCCCGATCATGCAGACGAGCCCGCTGATCGTCGTGCTCGTGTCGGCGGCGTTGCTTCACGGCGTCGAGCGAGTCACCCCGAAGCTCGTCGCCGCCGCCGGGATAATCGTCGTCGGCGGCATCCTCGTCACCCTCTTCGGGTGA
- a CDS encoding fumarylacetoacetate hydrolase family protein, with translation MKLGRFSVDGEVRFGVVEDGSVVTASREDGSFGEMLEAVTVGEDVDLGGETYSLGDVEYLPPTTESNTVFAAALNYRSHVEETSMAIPERPLLFLKPYRSLIGDGTPIPLYTSITTELDYEAELAVVIGTPCWNVSESEALDYVAGYTVLNDITSRNVQRMSVGDVDRLDWFSSKALQGSTPVGPFVTTADEVSDPMDLRIRSWVNGETMQDESTGLMIRDVPELVSFAASRVELQPGDLIATGTPEGVGHWQDLDLEDGDTIEIEIDEVGSLTNTVRAVE, from the coding sequence ATGAAACTGGGTAGGTTCAGCGTCGACGGTGAGGTACGCTTCGGGGTCGTCGAGGACGGGTCGGTGGTAACGGCATCACGGGAGGACGGTTCCTTCGGCGAGATGCTCGAGGCGGTGACGGTGGGAGAGGACGTCGATCTGGGTGGTGAGACGTACTCGCTCGGCGATGTCGAGTACCTCCCGCCGACCACGGAGTCGAACACGGTCTTCGCGGCCGCACTGAACTACCGATCGCACGTCGAGGAGACATCGATGGCGATCCCCGAGAGACCGCTTCTGTTCCTCAAGCCGTATCGGTCGCTCATCGGCGATGGGACACCCATTCCACTGTACACGTCGATCACGACCGAACTGGACTACGAGGCCGAACTGGCGGTCGTGATCGGTACACCGTGTTGGAACGTCTCCGAGTCGGAGGCGCTCGATTACGTCGCGGGGTACACCGTCCTGAACGACATCACGTCCCGCAACGTACAGCGGATGAGCGTCGGCGACGTCGATAGACTGGACTGGTTCTCCAGCAAGGCCCTCCAGGGGAGCACACCGGTCGGGCCGTTCGTAACTACCGCAGACGAGGTGTCCGATCCGATGGATCTGCGGATCAGGTCGTGGGTCAACGGCGAGACGATGCAGGACGAGAGCACTGGGCTGATGATTCGAGACGTTCCCGAACTCGTCTCGTTCGCCGCCTCGCGCGTGGAGCTCCAGCCGGGTGACCTTATCGCGACCGGGACGCCGGAGGGCGTCGGCCACTGGCAGGACCTCGACCTCGAGGACGGGGATACGATCGAGATCGAGATCGACGAGGTGGGCAGCCTGACGAACACCGTCCGAGCGGTCGAGTAA
- a CDS encoding fumarylacetoacetate hydrolase family protein, with the protein MKRVRFKDRAGSTRIGTVTDGEIAAAGATYDLESVDVLPPCEPSKIVCIGRNYVKHAEEMDNEVPDRPLLFLKGPNTLAGHGDTVTLPAGKERVDHEAEVGVVIGEQCRHVSEADAMDVVAGYTCVNDVSNRDDQRREKNWVRGKAFDGSAPMGPVMATPDEVPDDAVVRTYVNGEVRQDGSLDQLVFSIPELIEEITTYLTLEPGDVIATGTPDGVGPLEDGDEVEIEVGGVGTLRHSVVQ; encoded by the coding sequence GTGAAACGAGTTCGTTTCAAAGACCGGGCAGGGAGCACGCGAATCGGCACCGTCACCGATGGGGAGATAGCGGCGGCAGGCGCGACCTACGACCTCGAGAGCGTCGACGTTCTCCCGCCGTGCGAGCCGTCGAAGATCGTCTGTATCGGACGGAACTACGTCAAACACGCAGAAGAGATGGACAACGAAGTCCCGGACCGCCCGCTCCTGTTCCTGAAGGGGCCGAACACGCTCGCGGGTCACGGTGACACGGTAACGTTGCCTGCGGGCAAGGAGCGGGTCGATCACGAGGCAGAAGTCGGGGTCGTGATCGGCGAACAGTGCCGTCACGTCTCCGAGGCGGACGCGATGGACGTCGTCGCCGGCTACACGTGCGTGAACGACGTCTCGAACCGAGACGATCAGCGTCGGGAGAAGAACTGGGTCCGTGGGAAGGCGTTCGATGGATCCGCACCCATGGGACCGGTGATGGCGACGCCCGACGAGGTACCGGACGACGCCGTGGTTCGCACGTACGTCAACGGCGAGGTGAGACAGGACGGATCGTTGGATCAACTCGTCTTCTCCATCCCCGAACTCATCGAAGAGATCACGACGTACCTCACGCTCGAACCCGGCGACGTGATCGCCACGGGTACGCCGGACGGCGTCGGTCCTCTGGAGGACGGTGACGAGGTCGAGATCGAGGTCGGAGGAGTCGGGACGCTTCGACACTCGGTCGTCCAGTAA